The following proteins come from a genomic window of Rubrobacter naiadicus:
- a CDS encoding HEPN domain-containing protein — protein MLEGGHADFAASRACYVCFYTAEALLLSKGPSYSRHSQVVAQFGRHFAKTRELDLRYHRLLI, from the coding sequence TTGCTGGAGGGCGGCCACGCGGACTTCGCCGCCTCCCGAGCCTGCTACGTTTGCTTCTACACCGCCGAGGCCCTGCTCCTCTCCAAGGGGCCGAGCTACTCCCGGCACTCTCAGGTGGTAGCTCAGTTCGGCCGTCACTTCGCGAAGACCAGAGAGCTGGACTTACGCTATCACCGTTTGCTGATCTAG
- a CDS encoding GTP cyclohydrolase, FolE2/MptA family, whose product MVQEPIEELIEVGERSASAPVYPLLERPDERYVTMQAHDNPTFVEDVVRNVAVRLREDDRIVWFLLYAPGTRRVFTTTARSPASSGRGRWIARATHRKSPAT is encoded by the coding sequence ATGGTCCAAGAGCCGATCGAAGAACTAATAGAGGTCGGTGAGCGGTCAGCATCCGCGCCGGTCTACCCGCTCCTCGAGCGTCCGGACGAGCGCTACGTCACGATGCAAGCCCACGACAACCCAACCTTCGTCGAGGACGTCGTCCGCAACGTCGCCGTCCGACTTAGAGAGGACGATCGCATCGTCTGGTTCCTACTGTACGCGCCGGGAACCAGGAGAGTATTCACGACCACAGCGCGTTCGCCAGCGTCGAGTGGTCGAGGGCGCTGGATAGCCCGCGCTACCCATAGAAAATCGCCAGCCACGTAA
- a CDS encoding RES domain-containing protein has protein sequence MADAPLPAVRPPGLVYRVARGLDVFAPPDWAYALPDGTFGNRFDDPSADRGVPEGERYRAIYCATERAGAFGETIARFRPSIELLAGLEAIEDDEPLDPELRGGVVPEEWRLSRRVGSTRLASSLLFADLPAPETMRILREELAVVAKELGLEDLDLSAVTGPHRRLTQEAARYVYDLNDPSGQPIFAGIRYISRLNPTWELWAVFHDRMRHEPGEVAEPIRADDPGLVEAAALLGLSVE, from the coding sequence GTGGCTGACGCCCCGCTGCCGGCCGTAAGGCCGCCCGGACTGGTCTACCGCGTGGCGCGCGGCCTCGACGTATTCGCGCCGCCGGACTGGGCCTACGCGCTCCCGGACGGTACCTTCGGCAACCGCTTCGACGACCCCTCGGCCGACAGGGGCGTGCCGGAAGGGGAACGCTACCGGGCAATCTACTGCGCTACCGAGCGAGCAGGCGCTTTCGGGGAGACAATTGCGCGCTTCAGGCCGAGCATCGAGTTATTGGCCGGACTTGAGGCGATCGAAGACGATGAGCCTCTGGACCCGGAGCTTCGCGGAGGAGTCGTTCCTGAGGAGTGGCGTCTGAGCCGCCGCGTGGGCTCCACCAGGCTCGCATCCAGCCTCCTGTTCGCCGACCTTCCGGCGCCGGAGACCATGCGTATCCTGCGAGAGGAACTCGCCGTGGTGGCGAAGGAGCTCGGCCTCGAGGACCTCGACCTGAGCGCGGTGACTGGGCCGCACCGTCGCCTGACCCAGGAGGCCGCGAGGTACGTCTACGACCTGAACGATCCTTCAGGCCAACCAATCTTCGCGGGAATACGCTACATCTCGCGTCTGAACCCGACCTGGGAGTTGTGGGCGGTCTTCCACGATCGCATGCGCCACGAGCCGGGCGAGGTGGCCGAACCGATCAGGGCGGACGATCCTGGCCTTGTGGAAGCTGCCGCCCTCCTCGGCCTCAGCGTGGAGTAG
- a CDS encoding helix-turn-helix domain-containing protein, producing the protein MLVPDRDASTVKELDEALAHAQGKAVLRSPSGDELPLPHSVYRVLEQVVHEMARGNAVRVLPVRAELSTQQAADLLNVSRPHLVKLLERGEIPYHRVGSHRRVVLEDLLVYKERRDRERLEALDEITRISDELGLYDE; encoded by the coding sequence GTGCTGGTGCCAGACCGTGACGCGAGCACGGTTAAAGAGCTGGACGAGGCGCTGGCCCATGCCCAGGGCAAGGCCGTTCTCAGAAGCCCTTCTGGGGATGAGTTGCCCCTGCCCCACTCCGTTTACAGGGTGCTGGAGCAGGTGGTCCACGAGATGGCGCGCGGCAACGCCGTCAGGGTGCTACCGGTCAGGGCCGAGCTCTCCACCCAGCAGGCGGCTGACCTGCTGAACGTCTCGAGGCCGCACCTGGTGAAGTTGCTGGAACGCGGTGAGATTCCCTACCATCGTGTGGGCTCTCACCGCCGGGTGGTCCTCGAAGATCTGCTGGTGTACAAGGAGCGGCGTGACCGGGAGAGGCTCGAAGCCCTGGACGAGATCACCCGCATCTCCGACGAACTCGGCCTCTACGACGAGTAA
- a CDS encoding PIN domain-containing protein, with amino-acid sequence MLYPAYLRDLLLRLAQAGVYQPRWSAKILDEVACNVKKGRDAAERQKVDRMISLMQQHFEDAEVTGYEGLLPAMTNDPKDRHVLAAAITGGADVIVTYNLRHFPPHSREPYNIDAQGPDGFLLHQWEQVDPERFVAILERWTAQLQRHPDTLEGVLEERLITTAPEFSRAVLEYVRREKSR; translated from the coding sequence GTGCTCTACCCTGCGTATCTGAGGGACCTGCTGCTGCGCCTCGCGCAGGCCGGTGTCTACCAGCCCCGGTGGAGCGCGAAGATCCTCGACGAGGTAGCCTGCAACGTCAAAAAGGGGCGTGACGCTGCGGAGCGGCAGAAGGTGGACCGCATGATCTCCCTTATGCAGCAGCATTTCGAGGACGCAGAGGTGACAGGTTACGAAGGGCTGCTTCCGGCCATGACCAACGACCCGAAAGACCGCCACGTACTGGCCGCCGCGATCACCGGCGGGGCTGATGTGATCGTGACGTACAACCTCAGACACTTCCCGCCGCACTCCCGCGAGCCATACAACATAGACGCCCAGGGACCGGACGGGTTCCTCCTCCACCAATGGGAACAGGTGGACCCCGAGCGCTTCGTCGCGATCCTGGAGCGCTGGACAGCTCAACTCCAGAGACACCCGGATACCCTGGAGGGAGTCCTGGAAGAGAGGCTGATAACCACCGCGCCGGAGTTCAGCCGTGCCGTATTGGAATACGTTCGCCGCGAGAAGTCCCGATGA
- the lexA gene encoding transcriptional repressor LexA has protein sequence MVPENRKVRMEMLRYLARMASRGEGPPSVREVGEAVGLRSSQTAYKHLKKLEEEGYVEREGARRRARGIRLTRKGWEAAGEMPLMGRIAAGRGLEAVALGDEAYSLAAELLGSRSGRRRYLLRVVGQSMIGAHIADGDLLVVEEDEDPPDGEVVVALLRGGEEVTVKRLYREGEMVRLEPENGDHEDIVLLAEDVKIQGRVLYVVHPPRGRR, from the coding sequence GTGGTCCCGGAGAACCGGAAGGTGAGGATGGAGATGCTCCGGTATCTGGCACGCATGGCATCCAGAGGAGAGGGACCGCCGAGCGTGCGCGAGGTGGGGGAGGCCGTCGGCCTCAGGAGCTCCCAGACGGCGTACAAGCACCTCAAGAAGCTCGAAGAAGAGGGCTACGTCGAGAGAGAAGGTGCGAGGAGGCGGGCGCGTGGGATCCGGCTCACCAGAAAGGGCTGGGAGGCCGCGGGCGAGATGCCTCTTATGGGGCGGATCGCCGCCGGGCGCGGCCTGGAGGCCGTGGCTCTCGGAGACGAGGCGTACTCGCTCGCCGCTGAGCTCTTGGGCTCCCGCTCCGGCAGGAGGCGCTACCTGCTTCGGGTGGTGGGGCAGTCCATGATCGGGGCGCACATAGCCGACGGGGATCTCCTGGTCGTCGAGGAGGACGAGGACCCGCCCGACGGCGAGGTGGTCGTGGCCCTCTTGCGGGGCGGGGAGGAGGTCACCGTCAAGCGGCTCTACCGGGAGGGTGAGATGGTCAGGCTCGAGCCCGAGAACGGAGATCACGAAGACATCGTCCTGCTCGCCGAAGACGTGAAGATACAGGGACGGGTCCTCTACGTGGTCCACCCGCCCAGGGGCAGGCGCTAG